Sequence from the Egibacter rhizosphaerae genome:
CGCCGGGAGCAGCTACGAGCGGAGACGGTGGGCGGCCGCTGGCCAGACGTGGCCGGGCGCGTTCCGATCGCCGACGTCGTCGTCTGCACCCACGTGGCCTACAACGTGCCCGACATCGACGCCTTCCTCGCCGCGTTGACCGCCCACGCGCGCCGCGCCGTGCTCCTCGAGGCGACGGTCACGCATCCGCTCAGCTGGACGGCGCCGTTCTGGCGAGCGCTGCACGGCCTGGAGCGCCCGGAGGGCCCCACGAGCGAGCACCTCATCGCGCTCGTCCGCGCGCACGGGCGCCAGCCACGCATCGACCGGTGGGAGCAGCCCCAGCGCGCCGACCGCCCGGGCGACGACGCGACGACGTTCCTGCGACGTCACCTGTGCCTCACCGCGGACCGTGCCGAGCAGATCGGTGCCCTCCTCGAGGCTCACCCGCCGCCCCAACAACGGCGCGTTGTCTCGCTCGCCTGGCGCGCCGGCGCCGACCAGTAGCCGGAACTGCGATCGCAGAAGCTTTGTCAGTGATCGCGCTGCTCCGACGCCGTCACGACCTCCCGAGCGACCGCGGCGGCGAGCGGCGGCGGAACGCTGTTGCCGAGCTGGGACTGGACCGAGGCACGATTGCCGGCCAGGTCGAAGTCGTCGGGGTAGCCGAATAGGCGCTTGAGCTCGGGGACGCGCAAGCGGCGGTTCTCCCAGTGGAAGGGGCCGACGTTCGGTCCGGGCTGAGCCTGGATGGTGGGCGACGGCTTGTCGGGGGAGAGCTTGAGCAGGAACGACCAGTAGCGGCTGCGCCACTCGAAGACTGGCTCGGGGTGGCCGCGCTCGGCGGTGAGGTGGAGGTAGTTCTCTCCCGGGGGGATCTGGGGCAGCAGGTGGCCCCACTTGCCGCGCACCTCCTCGCCAGCCTCGGGCTCGGTGGCCAGGCCCTCGAGCGCTTGGCCGGCGGTGACGTGCGGTCGCGCGAGGTTGCCGGTGTCGCGGCGCTCCCACTTGCCACCGTGCGTGGGGGCGGGCAGCTCGGGGCACGGCTCGTCCTTGGGCACGCCGACGATGAACAGGCGTGGCCGAGACTGAGCGACACCGTAGTCGGCGGCGTTGAGGACCTTCCAGCGGTAGTCGTAGCCGGCAGCGTCGATCTCGCGGAGCAGCCGCCTGAAGGCTGGGCGGCTCGCCCGATTGTCGTAGGTGAGCGCGTAGACGTTCTCGAGAACGAACGCGCACGGCTGCGCCTGAGCGAGCACCCGCGTGTACTCCTGCAGGAGGCTCGCGTCGGGGTCGTGACCGGCGCGCTTCCAGTCGAGCCAGAAGCCGGACTTGGAGAAGGGCGTGCACGGAGGGCCACCGACGAGCAGGTCCGGTCGCTCGCCAGCGACAAGGCCGGCGGCGCCGAGGATCCGCTCGGTAGGGAGGTGGAGGATGTCCTCGCGGATGACCGGGGCGGCGAGGCCATGGAAGTTCTTCTCGAGTGTGTCGGCGGCGTCGTCATCGGGCTCGACAGCGGCGGCGACGGCGTAGCCGGCTTGCTCTATGCCAAGGTCAAGGCCGCCGGCGCCCGAGAACAGCGAGATCGCCACGCGTCGGCGTGCAGTAGTGGTGTCGATCATGCCCGCAGCATGCCACGTGGATGTGACCAGACTCGGCAAGCGGGGCCCGGTGGCTGTGGACATCGGGCTGCCGGCGGCGGCATGAGAGCTTGGACCCGATCGGATGTCCGCGGGGGGTCAGGTCCCGGGCAGCGTCGGCTGCCAGGTCTCGTCGACGGTGTGGAAGTTGTGGAGCTTGTCGGGGTAGTCCGGGTAGCGCGGCATGTCGGCGGTCCGCTTGAAGCGGAACTCCCAGGCGTGGGTCTGCGGGTACAGGCATGCGGCGACGACATCGAACGCGTCGGTGTCATACAGCCGCCCGGGGACGCTGCCACGCGTCTTCCAGAGCTCGACGAGCGGGGCGCCGGTCGCGGGGTCGGTGCGGGTGGAGAGCACGTTCTTACACTCGACGCGGAGTGACTCGCCGTCGACGACGACCTCGAAGTCGGGCTGGGCGTCCTTGTCGAGGGGGATGACTCGCGCCTCGGGCAGGTGCTCGCGCAGATGCCGCTCGAGATGCAGCTCAGCGACGCCGCCCTTGACCGCCGTACCGAGGCGCCGCCGATCGGCGATCAGGTCGAGGATCTCGTGGGCGTTGAGGCCCCACTCGTCCTCGAGGCTGTGGCGGAGCCCCTCGGATGGTCGCTGGCCGGCTCGGACCGCGGCCTGATGCCGGAGCGCCTGGTCCAGCTCGAGTTCGCGGGCGTCGCGCTCGAAGCGGAGCAGGTCGACCAGGCGCTCGGACCGGAAGGCGATGCAGGTCTCGAAACCCTGCGCCGAGCGGGCCTCCCGTCTTGTGCCGGGCGCGTTGCCGCGCTCCCAGACGTGCCAGCCGCCCTCTTGGGCCACGGCGATGTCGTGGTGGCGCACCTGCACCGAGTTGCCCATCGGCAGTGGGTCGTACAGGCGCGGGTCAAGCGCGACGCCGATGCCCGCGTCGAGCTGTATCCCAATCACCGCCGTGGCGTCGACCCCGGCGGGGTCGAAGCCCACCGGATGCTCCCAGTCCTCCCAGGCGCTCTCGGACATGAGCCGGACCTGGATCTCGTACTCGTCCTCGGGTCTCCCGCCGGTGCCGAGGCTCTTGGAGCGGAACGCATAGACCATCGCGCCGAGCCGCTCGTCGCCTGGCAGACGGATGCCCAGGTGCATCGGCGAGACCCCGGCTCCGCTCTCCGAGAGGACGGTCCCACCTGAGGCCTCCGCGGCGTCGCGCAGCCACACGGCGAGGTCGTCCTTGCCGCGGGAGCGGTAGGCGTTGGCGTACGAGCGGCCGGCGATGGGCGCGCTGCGATCCCACTCGACCAACCTGGCCCTCCCGCCTCGCCGACGCCCGGGGACGAGGCTAGCGGACGATCAGCTCAGCCGGGGGCGTCGAGGGCGCAGGCGACTTTGACAACGGCGTCGTCGACGGACTCGTGCTCCCAGATGCGCACCGGCGTCCAGCCGGCCTGGCGCAGCCGCGCGTCGGTGTCGGCGTCGCGCTCTCGGTTGCGAGCGATCTTCGAGCGCCAGTACTCGGCGTTGGTGGACGGCTCGCCGTAGTGCTGGGGGCACCCGTGCCAGTAGCAGCCGTCGACGAACACGGCGACGCGGCGTCGGGTGAACACGAGGTCGGCGCGCCGCCGCAGCTCGGGAATCGGAGGATGGTCGACGCGGTAGCGGTAGCCGAGACGGTGCAAGGCTCGGCGCAGTGCGAGCTCAGGGCTGGTGTCTCGTCCTCGGTTCCCCAGCATCACCGCGCGGGAGGCCTCGGACGAGGCCCAGGAGCCGGGTGGAAGACTGTGATCGGCCATGGTCGGGATGAGCGCTCGTTCACGTCCCATTCAGCACGACAGAAGGCACGTGTCCAGACGTGCCACCGGTGGTGGAGGTGGGATTCGAACCCACGAGGGCTTTCGCCCTACCCGCTTTCGAGGCGGGCGCACTAGGCCTGACTATGCGACTCCACCCGCGGGCCCGAGGCTAGCAATCCGGTGGTTACGCCGCGACCGCGCGCGCCGGGCACGGAAGAAGCGCTGCAGCATCTCGCCGGCCTCGTCCGCGCGCACTCCACCGGTCACGGCCACCTGGTGGTTGAGGCGTTCGTCCCGGCACACGTCGTAGAGCGACCCGACGGCGCCGGCCTTGGGATCGTGCGCACCAAACACGAGCGCGGGCAAGCGGGCGTTCACCAGCGCTCCGGCGCACATCACGCAGGGCTCGAGGGTCACGTAGAGCCAGCAGTCGTCGAGGCGCCACTGGCCCAGCGCCCGAGCCGCGCGCCGGATGGCGACCAGCTCGGCATGCGCGGTGGGGTCGGCATCGACCTCGCGACGGTTGCGGCCGCTGGCCAGCTTCTCGCCGTCGCGCACCACGAGCGCGCCGACCGGCACGTCGCCGTCGCGTTCGGCCGCCCGTGCTTCCTCGAGGGCGCGGTCCATCCAGATCCGGTGGGTCAGGCCAGGCATCCGTCCAGTATCGCGCGGCGCAACGGGATCCGTCGCGGGTCCCCGACTCAATCGGGCCGCCACGCCATCGACCTTCCGGGCCGCTCCCCTCCGAACCCGCCCAGCACCAGGACCTCCTCGCCCGTCCAGACGGCGTTCGCGCCCACGCGGCCGCCGAGGGGTGGAGGCGGCAACGGCCGCCAGAATCCCTGCGCATGATCCCAGACCGCGCCGTCCTCGAGCGGCCGCGAGGTGCGCCCACCCCAAATGAACAGGGCGTCGTCGGTCCAGGTGGCAGCGTGGTCCGAGCGCGGGGCCAGCGGCGGTGCCGTGAGCCGGTGCCAGCTGGCCCGCATGGGGTCGTAGGCACGCAGCGGATCCGGCTCGTCGCCGATCGGCACCCCGCCCCAGACGATCATCTGGCCCCCGACCGGGGATCCAGCGGAGGTGTCGGACGTCTCGGAGCCGCCGGCAGCTGCGGACGCGCCGGCGTTCCAGACCGCCGTGGCGTCCGCACGGCCCGTGTCGGCCGGGGGCGTCACGGACCAGGTGTCGAGTCGGGGGAAGTAGCGGGCGCCGCCGGCGAAGCGCTGGCCGCCCTCCCCCTCCCCGCCCCAGACGAGGAGTTCGCCGTCACCCGCGACCGCGGCGTGCCGTGCGCGCGCCTCGATGGGCGCGTCGCGGATCGTGCGCCACGCGTCCCGGGCCGGGTCGTACGCCGCCCCATCGGCCCGGAACCCCTCACCGCGCCCGCCCCACACGATCGCCTCCGAGCCGGTCCACACCATGCGGTGGTGGACCCGACCAGGAATCGGCGCCCGTGGCAGCGGCCGCCAGGCGTCGTCGATCGGATCGTAGGCGGCACCGTCCCCGAGTTCCCGGCCACCGGCGCCCCCGGGTCCGTGACGCGCGCGTCCACCCCATACGAGGAACTCCTCGCCGGTCCAGACCGCCGCGTGATGGACGCGGGGCTCCAGCGGCGCCTCGGGCAGCTCGCGCCACCGCCCCGCGTCCGCGTCGAGGGCGGCACCGAGCGGTGCGCTGGGGGCGGCGGTCCCGCCCCAGATCACGGCCTCCCCCGTTCCTCCGTCACCGTCCAGCACCGCGGCGGTGGCACCGGTGCGGGGCCCGACCGGCCCGTCGGGCAGTTCGCGCCACTCGCCGGCCGGCTCGACGGGCGTGCGCTCGACCGGCTCGGGCGAACGGACCCCGGACTCCCCGAAGGGGGTGCTGCCTGCCCACACCCAGAGTGCACCGGCAGCCACGAGGCCGAGGGCCACCAGCGCACCGCGGCGCGACCCGCGCCGCGCGCGGACGGTCTGCTGTTCCCAGGCGCCGTCATCGGTCACGTCGCTGAGGGTACCGGGTCGGTGGTGCGCTGGTTCGTCCTTCGGCGGTCGCACGCGCGAGGCCCCGGCCGAGTGCCGGGGCCTCGTGAGTGACCGGGTTCGCGCCGGCCGGTGGCTAGTTCACGTCGACCACGTCGCGGCCCGATCCCTGACCGACCTCGATGCGCCGCGGCTTCTGCTCGGGCGGGTGAGCGATCGCCAGTTCGAGCACGCCGTTCCACCACGGTGGAGCAGTCCGTAAACCCACGAACAGAGAACCAATCAGCTCGAGCGTGCACCCGGCGCCCGCCGTGGGGGTCCAGGGGGCGGGGGACCGCCTAGGAACGATCCCGATGGGGTGAGTGCGGCGCCAGGTCGTCGTGCACCGTGCCCTCCCAGAGCGGCGTGCCCGAGTGGTAGGCAGCTCGCCCGAGCACGTGGCCAGCCAGCGGCGCGGTCGCGAACTGCAGGAAGATCGCGACGACCATCTTCACCGTCGCGGACACTCCCGGTTCCAGGAAGGCGACCCCCGCGAGGACCAGCGCGACGCCGAGGCCGACCGCCTTGGTGGACGCGTTCACGCGGGTGAGCAGGTCCGGGAAGCGCAGGACGCCCACGCCGGCGAGCAGGA
This genomic interval carries:
- a CDS encoding class I SAM-dependent methyltransferase, whose product is MTRHADTPPTVSELAQRWADELDAWAIPDEILAAAPRSPHGFSVERFASRADEARRDGPSTPTSQRAHALLPAGGTVLDVGCGAGAASLPLAGRAGALIGVDESEALLDAFADRARREQLRAETVGGRWPDVAGRVPIADVVVCTHVAYNVPDIDAFLAALTAHARRAVLLEATVTHPLSWTAPFWRALHGLERPEGPTSEHLIALVRAHGRQPRIDRWEQPQRADRPGDDATTFLRRHLCLTADRAEQIGALLEAHPPPQQRRVVSLAWRAGADQ
- a CDS encoding DNA cytosine methyltransferase, with the protein product MIDTTTARRRVAISLFSGAGGLDLGIEQAGYAVAAAVEPDDDAADTLEKNFHGLAAPVIREDILHLPTERILGAAGLVAGERPDLLVGGPPCTPFSKSGFWLDWKRAGHDPDASLLQEYTRVLAQAQPCAFVLENVYALTYDNRASRPAFRRLLREIDAAGYDYRWKVLNAADYGVAQSRPRLFIVGVPKDEPCPELPAPTHGGKWERRDTGNLARPHVTAGQALEGLATEPEAGEEVRGKWGHLLPQIPPGENYLHLTAERGHPEPVFEWRSRYWSFLLKLSPDKPSPTIQAQPGPNVGPFHWENRRLRVPELKRLFGYPDDFDLAGNRASVQSQLGNSVPPPLAAAVAREVVTASEQRDH
- a CDS encoding very short patch repair endonuclease, yielding MADHSLPPGSWASSEASRAVMLGNRGRDTSPELALRRALHRLGYRYRVDHPPIPELRRRADLVFTRRRVAVFVDGCYWHGCPQHYGEPSTNAEYWRSKIARNRERDADTDARLRQAGWTPVRIWEHESVDDAVVKVACALDAPG
- the tadA gene encoding tRNA adenosine(34) deaminase TadA, giving the protein MPGLTHRIWMDRALEEARAAERDGDVPVGALVVRDGEKLASGRNRREVDADPTAHAELVAIRRAARALGQWRLDDCWLYVTLEPCVMCAGALVNARLPALVFGAHDPKAGAVGSLYDVCRDERLNHQVAVTGGVRADEAGEMLQRFFRARRARSRRNHRIASLGPAGGVA
- a CDS encoding Kelch repeat-containing protein codes for the protein MTDDGAWEQQTVRARRGSRRGALVALGLVAAGALWVWAGSTPFGESGVRSPEPVERTPVEPAGEWRELPDGPVGPRTGATAAVLDGDGGTGEAVIWGGTAAPSAPLGAALDADAGRWRELPEAPLEPRVHHAAVWTGEEFLVWGGRARHGPGGAGGRELGDGAAYDPIDDAWRPLPRAPIPGRVHHRMVWTGSEAIVWGGRGEGFRADGAAYDPARDAWRTIRDAPIEARARHAAVAGDGELLVWGGEGEGGQRFAGGARYFPRLDTWSVTPPADTGRADATAVWNAGASAAAGGSETSDTSAGSPVGGQMIVWGGVPIGDEPDPLRAYDPMRASWHRLTAPPLAPRSDHAATWTDDALFIWGGRTSRPLEDGAVWDHAQGFWRPLPPPPLGGRVGANAVWTGEEVLVLGGFGGERPGRSMAWRPD
- the mnhG gene encoding monovalent cation/H(+) antiporter subunit G yields the protein MSIVGSALIGLGVVLVLLAGVGVLRFPDLLTRVNASTKAVGLGVALVLAGVAFLEPGVSATVKMVVAIFLQFATAPLAGHVLGRAAYHSGTPLWEGTVHDDLAPHSPHRDRS